The Nitrospirales bacterium genome includes a window with the following:
- a CDS encoding Lrp/AsnC ligand binding domain-containing protein, whose amino-acid sequence MATKAYILMKVKAGKSQEVLATLKSMPGVEQAHACFGQPDIFGLINAPDDRALSDVIMTKIHTIPGVEETDTHIVVQE is encoded by the coding sequence ATGGCCACTAAAGCCTACATTCTGATGAAAGTCAAAGCCGGTAAATCACAAGAAGTGCTTGCTACTTTAAAGTCTATGCCGGGGGTGGAACAAGCTCATGCGTGTTTTGGTCAACCGGATATCTTTGGGTTGATTAATGCTCCGGATGACCGTGCGCTATCGGATGTCATCATGACCAAAATTCACACCATCCCTGGTGTCGAGGAAACGGATACGCATATTGTCGTACAGGAATAA
- a CDS encoding acyl-CoA desaturase, with protein sequence MSEIWQITVKVWNGIRRWFDSHAETNLSSEQDSRAMDLIRTLPFLVLHALVLTVFWVGWSWVAVGMAVLLYATRMFAITGFYHRYFSHKTFRTSRVMQFVFAVFGASAVQRGPLWWASNHRTHHACSDQPTDVHSPVHHGFWWSHLGWVLSHQQGTTNLKKIRDFARFPELRFLDRFDVLVPFVLAVSLFVFGEWLANMYPQLETNGLQMLVWGFVISTVALYHGTFTINSLSHLFGTRPYATSDNSRNNFLLALLTLGEGWHNNHHHYPSSTRQGFRWWELDITYYLLRGFQWCGLIWDIRPVPRWALEQTSLNQAKKNRDSEKIAV encoded by the coding sequence ATGTCTGAAATCTGGCAAATTACCGTAAAGGTCTGGAATGGAATACGGCGATGGTTTGACTCACATGCCGAAACGAATCTGTCTTCCGAGCAAGACAGCCGCGCGATGGATTTAATTCGTACCCTGCCGTTTTTGGTTCTTCATGCATTAGTGTTAACGGTTTTTTGGGTCGGTTGGAGTTGGGTCGCTGTGGGGATGGCGGTGCTGTTGTACGCCACAAGGATGTTCGCGATCACAGGGTTTTATCATCGATATTTTTCACATAAGACTTTCCGGACTTCGCGAGTCATGCAGTTTGTGTTTGCTGTTTTTGGTGCCAGCGCTGTGCAGCGCGGTCCATTATGGTGGGCATCTAATCATCGAACGCATCATGCCTGTTCCGATCAACCAACAGACGTGCATTCGCCCGTCCATCACGGATTTTGGTGGAGCCATTTAGGTTGGGTGCTGTCACACCAGCAAGGCACGACGAATCTCAAGAAAATTCGGGACTTTGCCCGCTTCCCTGAGTTGCGTTTTTTGGATCGGTTCGATGTGTTGGTCCCGTTTGTCCTGGCCGTGAGTCTGTTCGTGTTCGGCGAATGGCTGGCGAACATGTATCCTCAACTGGAAACCAACGGGTTACAAATGCTCGTCTGGGGATTTGTGATTTCTACCGTGGCTTTATATCACGGAACCTTTACGATTAATTCATTGTCTCATTTGTTTGGGACCAGACCGTACGCGACTTCCGACAACAGTCGCAACAATTTCCTTCTTGCTCTCCTGACCCTGGGAGAAGGGTGGCATAATAATCACCATCATTACCCGAGTTCGACCAGGCAAGGGTTTCGATGGTGGGAACTCGACATCACCTACTATCTCCTTCGCGGATTTCAATGGTGTGGACTTATCTGGGACATTCGTCCGGTTCCACGTTGGGCGTTAGAGCAGACGTCTTTAAATCAGGCCAAGAAAAACCGTGACTCCGAAAAAATAGCCGTCTAA
- a CDS encoding response regulator transcription factor, protein MRLLVVEDDPLLSKQLAKALSKAAYAVDIAQNGEDGEYFGQTESYDAVILDLGLPKREGLSILQSWRQEGRMMPVLILTARDTWREKVTGLRAGADDYLTKPFEMEEVIARVEALIRRATGHASSVIEWGPVRLDTSSQEVMLGETVLELTALEFRTLSYFLHHPRSVISKTRLTEHIYNQEFDLDSNVIEVLVNRLRKKLGHSFIVTHRGKGYQLSKFDENA, encoded by the coding sequence ATGAGATTACTAGTCGTCGAAGATGATCCCCTCCTCTCAAAACAATTGGCCAAGGCCTTGAGCAAGGCCGCCTATGCCGTCGACATTGCACAGAATGGCGAAGATGGAGAATACTTTGGGCAAACCGAGTCCTATGATGCGGTGATTCTCGACCTGGGTCTCCCGAAGCGGGAAGGATTATCGATCTTACAGAGCTGGCGGCAAGAAGGGCGGATGATGCCTGTCCTGATATTGACCGCACGGGATACCTGGCGCGAAAAAGTGACCGGGCTGAGAGCGGGGGCGGATGATTATTTGACCAAGCCCTTTGAGATGGAGGAAGTGATCGCAAGAGTCGAGGCCTTGATCCGCCGGGCCACAGGACATGCCAGTTCCGTCATTGAATGGGGACCGGTCAGACTTGATACCAGTAGCCAAGAGGTCATGCTTGGCGAGACGGTGCTAGAATTGACCGCATTGGAATTTCGGACCTTATCCTACTTCCTTCATCATCCACGTTCGGTCATTTCCAAGACTCGACTGACGGAACATATATACAACCAAGAATTCGACCTCGACTCCAATGTGATTGAAGTCCTCGTGAACCGGTTACGAAAAAAGCTTGGTCACTCCTTTATCGTCACACACCGCGGCAAAGGGTATCAGCTCTCCAAGTTCGATGAGAACGCCTAA
- a CDS encoding HAMP domain-containing histidine kinase, whose translation MRTPNTLTLRLLLTSSIWVVLTLIATGMLLVHLFRSHLEQHFDAFLFDQLQGNIAASDISPTDGTLRMTWSPSNLRFHRPLSGWYWQIKKNDRLVARSRSLWNKSMTINDPVMGTGLQHQTLIGPAGRTLRALVEKVTLPDFNAYFTFAVAGPLLEVEQDVQQFSTMLMIALAALGAGLLGAIFLQIHYGLQPLRQLRQALAETRAGRISRLPGNFPVEIQPVVSELNALLDHNTALLDRARTQTANLAHALKNPLTAMKNEAQEMEGDQGQIMKDQLKDMTHSINRYLSKARTSGAVGLLRNRINVGPIAQDLRFSMDHLYKEKALSIDIHGLDDCYFQGDAHDLEEMLGNLLDNACKWAKRHVRINGERQKGGWSMCVEDDGLGISQGQMAEVLKRGRRLDEATPGHGLGLSIVHDIIVLYGGSLSLSHSSLGGARACLQWPEPDRARI comes from the coding sequence ATGAGAACGCCTAACACCCTGACGCTCCGTCTCCTCCTTACTTCGAGTATTTGGGTCGTCCTGACGCTGATCGCAACCGGCATGCTTCTGGTACACCTCTTCCGATCCCATCTCGAACAGCATTTCGACGCCTTTCTCTTTGATCAGCTGCAGGGCAATATCGCCGCAAGCGATATTTCTCCGACGGACGGGACATTGAGGATGACATGGAGCCCGTCCAATCTTCGTTTTCACCGGCCGCTGTCGGGATGGTATTGGCAAATTAAAAAGAATGATCGTTTGGTGGCCAGATCCAGATCGCTCTGGAATAAGTCGATGACCATCAATGACCCGGTCATGGGAACCGGCTTGCAACATCAGACTCTTATTGGCCCCGCGGGCCGAACATTACGGGCCTTGGTCGAGAAGGTCACGCTTCCAGACTTCAACGCGTACTTTACCTTCGCCGTCGCAGGCCCGCTTCTGGAAGTTGAGCAGGATGTTCAACAATTTTCGACAATGCTGATGATCGCATTGGCAGCATTGGGTGCTGGCCTGCTGGGGGCGATCTTTCTCCAAATTCACTATGGGCTTCAACCGCTTCGTCAATTGCGTCAGGCCCTGGCCGAGACACGAGCCGGACGAATCTCCCGTCTGCCCGGGAATTTTCCCGTCGAGATACAACCAGTGGTCTCCGAACTCAATGCCCTTCTTGATCACAATACGGCGCTCTTGGATCGGGCGCGAACGCAAACAGCGAATTTAGCCCATGCACTGAAGAATCCGTTGACCGCCATGAAGAATGAAGCGCAAGAGATGGAAGGGGACCAGGGGCAGATCATGAAGGATCAGCTCAAGGATATGACTCACTCCATCAATCGCTACTTGTCAAAAGCCCGGACATCGGGGGCGGTCGGCCTACTGCGAAATCGGATCAACGTTGGTCCAATCGCTCAAGACCTGCGTTTTTCCATGGATCATCTCTACAAAGAGAAAGCATTGAGCATCGACATTCACGGTTTGGACGATTGCTACTTTCAAGGCGATGCTCATGACTTGGAAGAAATGCTCGGAAATCTACTGGACAATGCATGCAAATGGGCTAAAAGACACGTTCGGATCAATGGAGAACGGCAAAAGGGTGGATGGAGCATGTGCGTAGAGGATGACGGGCTCGGTATCTCCCAAGGGCAAATGGCCGAAGTCCTTAAACGGGGCCGTCGCCTTGATGAAGCCACGCCCGGTCATGGCTTAGGCTTGAGCATTGTCCATGACATCATCGTGTTGTACGGGGGATCTCTCTCGCTGTCCCATTCATCTTTGGGAGGGGCTCGTGCCTGCCTTCAATGGCCAGAGCCTGACCGAGCCAGAATCTGA
- a CDS encoding ATP-binding protein — translation MPMLSKDHTILEKGAMEFRPFGKNEQGEKIRDVTGIKVHAYVTHLEESLAKKEGTQAGKQASERLCSLLNDRIPDPTYHVTPTFLKNIWNSYSYEFVCYLTEFCLLISQDPQFQVQVGKTKYISPIIQTLGRPFSVPQIYKMFPHFGQKFARGSILFEVGEVTESSAILRMKYTEHVYRQFGAYRKRCADQICEVSKTALSVVPEHVHQLGHATVKDLRCIANGDEWCEWEFRWSPPIQLPFGWALGGILAGLLAFGYLQWRYPTVTVAESLAIALFPPVIAWFCTQRKEQVHSRQREALIVEQLDTVETRHEELREAFLEQEQGTVELRRKVIQLTTLHRAGLLFSATLDRETLIQNVLKTIVEELHYDRALMSFFDPVNKIVHDARVLGLSKEAAEFARAREFPVTDPTTIEGKVLLKGEPVLLENIHEQDVWERLHDLNREMAKISKATSLIVVPLKVKDKIIGSLMVDRVQGHSLTQDDLDVMSTVATQVAISLDNTDAYHQIEELNLGLERRVEERTAELQQAYEELKELDRLKSQFLAHVSHELRSPLTSIKGFAENILAGVTGAITDKQERCLERIRSNSNRLARMISDLLDRARLEAGKMEVILGEVPIALLTRECIEELTPQATEKQQTLRVDCQDDTLTVHADADKISQILINLIVNAIKYTPHDGSIRVNLSRLDAHHARLTVEDTGEGIPEKDLQSLFQPFFRVNRRHKSNVKGLGLGLSIVKQLVDLHHGSISVESELGKGTTFHVDLPLEPIVRPENPAYTEGARRILVVDDDQDILELVVDRLEGEGYQVQSARTGQDALAALQQTVYDGVILDIGLPDMDGGQILEAIRQQYPKLPVVMVTASEAKDRAMAAMKYGANAYLLKPFDSAQFKYVTTQWFSKNPDQDRTGLKS, via the coding sequence ATGCCGATGCTCTCTAAAGACCACACCATTCTTGAAAAGGGGGCTATGGAGTTTCGGCCCTTTGGAAAGAATGAGCAAGGTGAAAAAATCCGGGATGTGACGGGCATCAAAGTCCATGCGTATGTGACACATCTGGAAGAAAGCCTCGCGAAGAAAGAAGGGACTCAAGCTGGCAAACAGGCTTCCGAAAGGCTCTGCTCACTCCTGAATGATCGCATTCCAGACCCCACTTATCACGTTACCCCCACATTCCTGAAGAATATTTGGAACAGCTATTCGTATGAATTCGTGTGCTACTTGACCGAATTTTGTCTGCTGATTTCCCAAGATCCTCAATTTCAGGTTCAGGTCGGGAAGACCAAATATATTTCTCCCATTATTCAAACGTTGGGCCGGCCATTCTCAGTGCCTCAAATCTATAAAATGTTCCCCCATTTTGGCCAAAAATTTGCCAGAGGCTCTATTCTCTTCGAAGTGGGGGAGGTGACGGAATCATCCGCGATTTTACGGATGAAATATACGGAACATGTCTATCGGCAATTCGGCGCCTACCGAAAACGATGCGCCGATCAAATTTGCGAAGTTTCGAAAACGGCCCTGTCTGTCGTTCCAGAACATGTCCACCAACTCGGCCATGCAACCGTGAAAGATCTCCGATGTATCGCGAATGGTGACGAATGGTGTGAATGGGAGTTTCGTTGGTCTCCTCCGATTCAGCTTCCTTTCGGATGGGCCCTTGGAGGTATTCTGGCGGGCCTCCTCGCCTTTGGGTACCTGCAATGGCGCTATCCCACTGTCACCGTGGCTGAATCGTTGGCCATCGCCCTGTTCCCCCCTGTGATTGCCTGGTTCTGCACCCAACGTAAAGAACAGGTACATTCACGGCAACGTGAAGCCTTAATCGTAGAACAGCTGGACACCGTCGAAACTCGTCATGAAGAACTGAGAGAGGCCTTTCTTGAACAGGAACAAGGAACGGTGGAACTCCGTCGCAAAGTAATTCAGCTCACTACCCTGCATCGTGCGGGTTTGCTCTTTAGCGCAACGCTGGATCGTGAAACGCTGATCCAGAATGTCTTAAAGACCATCGTGGAAGAGCTCCATTATGATCGTGCGCTGATGTCCTTTTTTGACCCTGTCAATAAGATCGTACATGATGCGCGCGTTCTCGGCCTCTCAAAGGAAGCCGCCGAATTTGCCCGGGCTCGCGAATTCCCCGTGACAGATCCCACCACTATTGAGGGGAAAGTACTTCTGAAAGGTGAACCGGTCCTCTTGGAGAATATTCATGAACAGGATGTATGGGAACGACTACATGATTTGAACCGAGAAATGGCCAAAATTTCAAAGGCGACTTCATTGATTGTCGTGCCGTTAAAAGTGAAAGATAAAATCATCGGCTCGCTGATGGTCGATCGCGTACAGGGCCATTCACTCACGCAAGACGACCTGGATGTCATGTCTACAGTCGCGACTCAAGTCGCGATTTCCCTCGACAATACTGACGCATATCATCAAATCGAGGAACTGAACCTTGGCCTGGAACGACGCGTCGAGGAGCGTACGGCAGAACTCCAACAGGCCTACGAAGAGCTCAAGGAACTGGATCGTTTGAAATCACAATTTCTCGCGCATGTGTCCCATGAACTGCGAAGCCCCCTGACCAGCATCAAGGGGTTTGCGGAAAACATTCTGGCCGGAGTGACAGGAGCCATTACAGACAAGCAGGAACGCTGCCTTGAACGTATTCGATCCAACAGCAACCGGCTCGCTCGAATGATTTCCGACTTGCTTGACCGCGCTCGCCTCGAGGCCGGGAAAATGGAAGTGATCCTCGGTGAAGTGCCCATCGCCTTATTGACAAGGGAATGCATCGAAGAACTGACGCCCCAAGCGACCGAAAAACAGCAGACCCTACGGGTTGACTGTCAAGACGATACGCTAACCGTCCATGCGGATGCGGATAAGATCAGCCAGATTCTCATCAATCTCATTGTCAACGCGATAAAATACACTCCACATGACGGCTCGATTCGCGTGAATCTTTCACGGCTCGATGCTCATCATGCCAGACTGACGGTCGAGGATACTGGCGAGGGAATCCCTGAGAAAGATCTGCAGAGTTTATTTCAGCCGTTTTTTCGGGTGAATCGGCGGCACAAATCCAACGTCAAAGGATTGGGGTTGGGGCTCTCGATCGTCAAGCAACTCGTGGACCTTCACCATGGCTCTATCTCTGTGGAGAGCGAGCTCGGGAAGGGCACAACGTTTCATGTGGATCTTCCTCTAGAGCCTATCGTCAGACCTGAGAACCCGGCTTATACCGAAGGCGCAAGGCGCATTCTGGTCGTCGATGATGACCAGGATATTCTGGAGCTCGTTGTGGACCGCTTAGAAGGTGAAGGTTATCAAGTCCAATCCGCCAGGACGGGACAAGATGCCTTGGCTGCGCTTCAACAAACCGTGTATGACGGGGTCATCCTCGATATAGGACTACCCGATATGGATGGGGGGCAGATTCTTGAAGCTATACGGCAACAATACCCCAAACTCCCTGTTGTCATGGTAACGGCGTCTGAAGCCAAGGATCGGGCCATGGCGGCGATGAAATATGGCGCGAACGCGTATCTCTTAAAGCCTTTTGATTCAGCGCAATTCAAGTATGTGACCACTCAGTGGTTTAGCAAAAACCCGGATCAAGACAGGACCGGACTAAAGAGCTAA
- a CDS encoding NirD/YgiW/YdeI family stress tolerance protein, giving the protein MTKGTIAIVVGLLLSSVLTAWAQFQGAGEEGSVTTVSVAKNAVDDSWFSLTGKILRRVAGEQYLFEDKTGTMIVEIDHKDWRNMKVDPRMIVRISGEIDREWGTNEMEVEMIEVVDASDSTIDIGQLK; this is encoded by the coding sequence ATGACTAAAGGTACAATCGCGATCGTTGTTGGGCTTCTTCTATCAAGCGTATTGACCGCTTGGGCGCAATTTCAGGGAGCCGGGGAAGAGGGTAGTGTAACAACGGTGTCTGTTGCTAAAAACGCGGTCGATGACTCGTGGTTTTCCCTCACGGGTAAGATTCTTCGCCGGGTTGCTGGAGAGCAGTATCTTTTTGAGGATAAAACCGGGACGATGATCGTCGAAATCGATCACAAGGATTGGCGAAACATGAAGGTCGATCCACGAATGATCGTTCGGATATCAGGAGAAATTGACCGGGAGTGGGGTACGAATGAGATGGAGGTGGAAATGATAGAAGTGGTCGATGCCTCCGATTCAACTATCGACATTGGACAGTTGAAGTGA
- a CDS encoding DUF481 domain-containing protein: protein MADEVRLTNGDRITGTIIRMEQDSLVLKTFYGGEIRLDWNVIEGFQSTEPVTIELHDGSQLRGIVDASDPEEIIMIDPEEVITPPEKEKTIRKISLATISAINPLPAFQYEGNTSFGGNRTAGNSSTQAVNASADWTFRFLKKHRAGIGGRYNYGESHDTVTARNSRASLSYDYFVSEKIFLNFDELFEQDSFQDLTVRSSTTIGLGYQFFDSEEHTLAISAGPGFVLQDFQSRATIRNPTGLWSIDWKYWLIPNGVEVFVDHQGFQDFGGNSSALRVNSRQGFRLKLNRYMFVTFQYDLRFNSRPLFNNKKLDEALIFGIGFDLKN from the coding sequence TTGGCGGACGAAGTACGATTGACGAATGGCGATCGCATAACGGGCACCATAATCCGTATGGAGCAGGATTCCCTCGTTCTCAAAACGTTTTACGGAGGAGAAATCCGGCTCGATTGGAACGTCATTGAAGGCTTCCAGTCGACCGAACCAGTGACCATTGAATTGCATGATGGCTCACAATTACGAGGTATCGTGGATGCTTCTGACCCCGAAGAAATCATCATGATTGACCCGGAGGAAGTCATTACGCCCCCTGAAAAAGAAAAGACAATCCGAAAAATTTCATTAGCGACCATTTCGGCGATCAATCCGCTTCCGGCTTTTCAATATGAAGGAAACACCTCGTTTGGAGGGAACCGAACGGCAGGCAATTCATCGACTCAAGCCGTGAACGCTTCTGCGGATTGGACCTTTCGTTTCCTGAAGAAACATCGCGCGGGAATTGGAGGCCGGTATAATTATGGTGAGTCACACGATACCGTGACGGCCAGAAACTCGAGAGCCTCTCTCAGTTACGACTACTTCGTCTCGGAAAAAATCTTTTTGAATTTTGACGAACTCTTCGAACAGGACTCATTCCAAGACTTGACGGTGAGAAGTTCAACGACGATCGGACTGGGCTACCAATTTTTTGACAGTGAAGAACATACGTTGGCCATTTCCGCAGGACCCGGCTTTGTGCTCCAGGATTTTCAGTCCAGGGCCACGATACGAAATCCCACGGGATTGTGGTCCATCGATTGGAAATACTGGCTCATTCCCAATGGAGTCGAGGTCTTTGTCGATCACCAAGGCTTCCAAGACTTTGGGGGTAATAGTTCAGCCCTTCGCGTCAATTCGCGACAGGGGTTTCGCCTTAAACTGAACCGGTATATGTTTGTGACATTTCAATACGACCTCCGTTTTAACAGTCGCCCCCTGTTCAACAACAAAAAACTAGACGAAGCATTGATCTTCGGCATTGGATTTGACCTAAAAAACTGA
- a CDS encoding urate hydroxylase PuuD translates to MESLLAWGHYLAGITWIGILYYFNFIQVPFLKVVKPETKAEAFQHLVPNALWWFRWGALFTWLFGASLLMHQGRLGSAFMLQGEHAVIGMGAWLGTIMLLNVWGIIWPNQKLVLGMKEATADQKAKAARTALLASRTNTMLSIPMLFFMANSGHASGLF, encoded by the coding sequence ATGGAAAGCTTGCTCGCGTGGGGACATTATTTAGCCGGTATCACTTGGATCGGCATTCTCTACTATTTCAATTTCATTCAGGTGCCATTCTTGAAAGTCGTGAAACCTGAAACCAAAGCCGAAGCGTTTCAGCATCTGGTGCCAAACGCCTTATGGTGGTTCCGGTGGGGAGCGCTGTTTACCTGGTTATTCGGTGCAAGCTTGCTCATGCATCAGGGACGTCTCGGCAGCGCATTCATGCTACAGGGGGAGCATGCCGTGATCGGTATGGGTGCATGGCTGGGAACGATCATGTTGTTGAATGTGTGGGGCATCATATGGCCCAATCAAAAGCTTGTGTTAGGCATGAAAGAAGCCACGGCTGACCAGAAGGCCAAGGCCGCCCGCACGGCACTCTTGGCGTCACGTACCAACACCATGCTTTCGATCCCCATGTTGTTCTTCATGGCCAACTCAGGTCATGCGTCAGGACTGTTTTAA
- a CDS encoding sigma 54-interacting transcriptional regulator — protein MSAEAIAKPFLLTHDFRQTFDSLIGEGALFQKLISEARLTARTDCRVLLIGEKGSGKATFARSIHNESSRRHSPFRVLQCATFQPTASRHPLRLSNQEGSALQNDFHFDLPLGGTLYLDGVESLSRDAQTWLLRLLEASEVESLHQCHGIRDRQLRIIAGSTKNLKEDLTAGRFRAELFYRLNVVSLHIPPLRYRREDIGALTAHFVSMYAEKYGKTIQYMSEKTFEVLRTYLWPKNIEEMKKVLEQAIIFAKDNTLHIEHIAQDHTDLPLQSQIHV, from the coding sequence ATGTCTGCTGAAGCCATAGCCAAGCCTTTCCTCCTGACTCACGATTTCCGTCAAACATTTGACAGCCTCATTGGAGAAGGGGCGCTCTTTCAAAAGCTCATATCGGAAGCGCGCTTAACGGCACGAACAGATTGTCGAGTCCTACTCATAGGGGAGAAGGGGAGCGGTAAAGCAACTTTTGCCAGAAGCATCCATAACGAGAGCAGTCGAAGGCATTCCCCATTCCGTGTTCTACAGTGCGCCACATTCCAACCTACAGCTTCACGACATCCACTACGCCTCTCGAATCAGGAAGGCTCGGCACTCCAGAACGATTTCCATTTCGACCTGCCATTGGGTGGAACACTCTATCTTGACGGAGTTGAATCCCTCAGCCGTGACGCTCAAACCTGGCTTCTACGTTTACTTGAGGCGAGTGAAGTGGAATCGTTACATCAATGTCATGGGATAAGGGACAGACAGCTTCGCATCATTGCGGGTTCAACCAAAAATTTGAAGGAAGACCTGACAGCTGGCCGATTTCGCGCTGAACTGTTTTACCGCTTGAATGTTGTCTCCCTGCACATTCCTCCTCTTCGCTATCGACGTGAAGATATTGGCGCCCTGACGGCCCATTTCGTCTCTATGTATGCTGAAAAATACGGAAAAACAATCCAGTACATGAGTGAAAAAACATTTGAAGTCCTCAGAACCTACCTTTGGCCAAAAAATATCGAAGAAATGAAAAAAGTCCTAGAACAGGCCATCATCTTTGCCAAGGACAACACACTCCACATCGAACACATTGCACAAGATCACACCGACCTGCCGTTGCAGTCCCAAATTCACGTCTAA
- a CDS encoding PepSY domain-containing protein: MNVVFQQSQQSTHQKWCTPQEVLKNLRMQRYRVFAITYQSEWYGVDAHDPLGSRVELKVNPKTGKIFTWVVRGKNMKNQNLNGQGFVRAGLSYCIDM, encoded by the coding sequence ATGAACGTGGTATTTCAGCAATCTCAGCAATCGACGCATCAGAAATGGTGTACGCCTCAAGAAGTCCTGAAAAATCTTCGGATGCAACGTTATCGAGTGTTTGCTATCACCTATCAGAGCGAATGGTACGGTGTTGATGCCCATGACCCCCTTGGCTCTCGTGTTGAATTGAAGGTAAACCCCAAGACGGGAAAGATCTTTACCTGGGTCGTTCGAGGTAAAAACATGAAGAATCAAAACCTCAATGGCCAAGGTTTTGTCAGGGCCGGACTCTCGTACTGCATTGATATGTAG
- a CDS encoding PepSY domain-containing protein, producing the protein MRHVTIDTGSSEMQTQGETHNGKDSRGTLRRPGLWALMCALVFFGWTIPLYAAEELLPYDQLKTKFVPIEQVLSHVNRSFEGIILEVELEEDDETWIYEVKLLTPQGNVLEVEYDAQNMDLLTVKGKRDSAAQR; encoded by the coding sequence ATGAGACACGTCACAATCGACACGGGATCTTCTGAAATGCAGACACAGGGTGAAACCCATAACGGGAAGGACTCTAGAGGAACACTGAGGAGGCCAGGGCTATGGGCTCTGATGTGTGCACTCGTCTTTTTTGGATGGACTATCCCGTTGTATGCAGCCGAGGAGCTCTTGCCATATGATCAATTGAAGACGAAATTTGTTCCCATTGAGCAAGTTCTCAGTCACGTCAATCGATCATTTGAAGGCATCATCCTTGAAGTGGAGTTGGAAGAGGACGATGAGACATGGATCTATGAAGTGAAATTGCTGACGCCTCAAGGAAATGTGCTAGAAGTAGAATATGATGCCCAGAACATGGATCTTTTAACGGTGAAAGGAAAGCGAGATAGCGCCGCGCAACGCTAA